One Laribacter hongkongensis DSM 14985 DNA segment encodes these proteins:
- a CDS encoding lysis system i-spanin subunit Rz: MTDLSHGAVRVLLCLVLLAGAWWHGHRTGAAGVQVEWDADQARMTARLLAQEQATRAAEQQHAQALAAIDAQYQEKEHHAQLENNRLRAQLRAGTVRLSVPVAAGSFNLPADGSATGSRDAAPRAEFSSEAADDLVALADDADAVVRQLTACQAVIGEYQR, encoded by the coding sequence ATGACTGATCTCTCGCATGGGGCTGTTCGCGTGCTGCTCTGCCTAGTGCTGCTGGCGGGTGCATGGTGGCATGGCCACCGCACTGGCGCTGCGGGTGTGCAGGTCGAATGGGATGCCGATCAGGCCCGCATGACGGCCCGGTTACTGGCTCAGGAACAAGCTACCCGCGCTGCTGAACAGCAACACGCCCAGGCTCTTGCAGCCATCGATGCCCAATACCAGGAGAAGGAACACCATGCCCAACTCGAAAACAACCGTCTGCGTGCTCAGTTGCGTGCTGGCACTGTGCGCCTGTCAGTCCCCGTCGCTGCCGGTAGCTTCAACCTGCCCGCAGATGGTTCCGCCACCGGCAGTCGTGATGCAGCCCCGCGAGCCGAATTTTCGTCAGAGGCTGCTGACGATCTTGTCGCCCTCGCTGACGACGCCGATGCCGTCGTCAGGCAGTTGACTGCGTGTCAGGCGGTGATTGGGGAGTATCAGAGATAA
- a CDS encoding DUF4376 domain-containing protein — protein RWLTTPLALQDIRDVLLAGAVPNEQWVTADRQIVAMTLHELQSLWQAITARGAQIYQRRLEMEQQIADMSREQLEAFVPGWPEGSM, from the coding sequence CGCTGGCTGACCACTCCGCTGGCACTGCAGGACATCCGTGACGTATTGCTCGCTGGTGCCGTGCCGAATGAGCAATGGGTGACGGCAGATCGCCAGATCGTGGCTATGACTCTGCATGAGCTGCAATCGCTGTGGCAGGCCATCACAGCCCGTGGCGCACAGATCTATCAGCGTCGGCTTGAGATGGAACAGCAAATCGCGGATATGAGCCGCGAGCAGCTGGAGGCATTTGTGCCTGGCTGGCCGGAAGGGAGCATGTAA
- a CDS encoding lysozyme translates to MRTRQIAAALTLSASALVGIALHEGYRDTAYIPVPGDVPTIGFGTTEGVKMGDRITPPKALARALTDVQKFEGALKQCVRVPLHQHEYDAFVSLAYNIGSGAFCGSTLVRKLNAGDYAGACAEIDRWTYAGGKRLPGLVKRRAEERARCEGRAG, encoded by the coding sequence ATGCGCACACGACAAATAGCTGCGGCCCTGACGCTGTCTGCCTCGGCGCTGGTCGGGATTGCCCTGCACGAAGGCTACCGGGACACGGCATACATTCCGGTACCGGGCGATGTGCCGACCATCGGCTTTGGCACAACCGAAGGCGTGAAGATGGGGGACCGCATCACGCCGCCCAAGGCGCTGGCCCGGGCATTGACCGACGTGCAGAAGTTCGAGGGGGCGCTGAAACAATGCGTTCGCGTGCCATTGCACCAGCACGAGTATGACGCCTTTGTCTCGCTGGCCTACAACATCGGCTCGGGGGCGTTTTGTGGCTCAACGCTGGTGCGAAAGCTCAATGCCGGCGACTACGCCGGAGCGTGTGCCGAAATTGATCGCTGGACCTATGCGGGAGGGAAACGCTTGCCCGGACTGGTCAAGCGTCGGGCAGAGGAGCGGGCCCGGTGTGAGGGGAGGGCGGGATGA